A part of Aspergillus flavus chromosome 1, complete sequence genomic DNA contains:
- a CDS encoding cellulose-binding GDSL lipase/acylhydrolase → MKLLNSWLMASAISTVAARPWPRAANTTSTYFFTFGNSYTQTGFSTTGEQPSPSNPMGNPALGTGTTTGGENWVGYLTTAQNASLVLSYNLAVGGASIDNSLVQGSTDVDLASQVDIFDETYSSKPASAPWSAENSVFGFWIGINERNPSETGPVLTVELSIGNAFYNTDADTFTPQLIARLASLVERIYSAGGRKFLFLNVPPTSRSPMFIDQGNATVEQHAAYLAVYNRNLEAMVDGFKTNHTDVTVAYYDSWSFMTKILDDPTDYGFPDATCINDDGTSCIWWNDYHPSAKYHQLQAEDMKKVLQPLGAW, encoded by the exons ATGAAGCTTCTCAACTCTTGGCTCATGGCAAGTGCCATCTCCACGGTTGCTGCGCGGCCGTGGCCGAGAGCTGCAAACACGACGAGTACTTACTTCTTTACATT TGGCAACTCATACACGCAAACCGGTTTCAGCACCACCGGAGAACAGCCATCTCCTTCGAACCCCATGGGAAATCCCGCCTTGG GAACTGGCACCACCACCGGGGGTGAGAACTGGGTGGGATATCTGACGACGGCGCAGAATGCGTCCCTCGTCCTCTCTTATAATCTGGCAGTGGGCGGTGCGAGCATTGACAATTCGCTCGTTCAGGGATCCACAGACGTGGACCTTGCTTCCCAGGTCGACATCTTCGACGAAACATACAGCAGCAAGCCGGCTTCTGCGCCCTGGTCGGCGGAAAATTCCGTCTTCGGGTTCTGGATTGGTATCAATGA GAGAAACCCGTCTGAAACTGGCCCCGTACTCACTGTTGAGCTCAGTATCGGAAATGCATTTTACAACACCGATGCCGATACTTTCACGCCGCAGTTGATCGCTCGGCTTGCTTCCCTAGTGGAGCGAATTTACAGTGCTGGAGGCCGCAAATTCCTTTTCCTCAATGTGCCTCCTACGAGCCGAAGTCCCATGTTCATTGATCAGGGCAATGCCACTGTTGAGCAGCATGCGGCGTATTTGGCCgtttataatagaaatcTCGAGGCAATGGTGGATGGGTTCAAAACCAACCATACAGAC GTTACTGTCGCATACTACGACTCTTGGTCTTTCATGACAAAGATCCTTGATGACCCCACAGACTACGGTTTTCCTGACGCCACTTGCATCAATGACGACGGCACCTCCTGTATCTGGTGGAATGACTATCACCCGTCTGCCAAGTATCACCAGCTCCAAGCAGAGGATATGAAGAAGGTTCTGCAACCTTTGGGGGCGTGGTAG
- a CDS encoding SUR7/PalI family-domain-containing protein, with protein MGKGGRVLCIITPYALTIASLVCIIIVGLGCTNSGSSTLNDLYFFRADLQNMTTTATNQSTISQALSDAGVTVSDGDISAALEQVQKQFDLKDFYNIGLWGYCDGNVTNDKFEVSECSKPKGEFWFNPIEVWNLEETGVENGLPSGLRKSLNLYKNVSKWMFIAYIVAFVATVVELVVGVFAICSRWGSCVTTLISGVAFLFTAAASVTATAMFATVTGAFNENLKDYGMHGSMGKNIYVTTWLAVAFSLGAALFWMLSTCCCSGRSPYNHKNTPRGVTAEKTPYTYEPIGPQGHQQASPYNTSYPPPPPTQNRSNAYEPFRHV; from the exons ATGGGTAAAGGCGGCCGAGTTTTGTGTATTATCACGCCTTATGCACTCACCATCGCTTCGTTGGTatgcatcatcattgtcggACTGGGCTGCACAAATTCTGGCTCCAGCACATTAAATGACCTCTACTTCTTCCGG GCCGATCTCCAAAACATGACAACAACCGCAACAAACCAAAGCACAATATCCCAGGCTCTCTCCGATGCCGGTGTGACCGTTTCAGATGGAGATATCTCCGCGGCCTTGGAGCAGGTCCAGAAGCAGTTTGACCTCAAGGACTTCTACAACATTGGTCTGTGGGGTTACTGTGATGGGAACGTCACCAACGACAAATTCGAAGTCTCGGAGTGCTCGAAGCCCAAGGGAGAGTTCTGGTTCAACCCTATCGAGGTCTGGAATTTGGAGGAGACCGGCGTGGAGAATGGCCTTCCTAGTGGCCTGCGCAAGTCGTTGAACCTCTACAAGAATGTCTCCAAGTGGATGTTCATCGCCTATATCGTCGCATTTGTCGCCACCGTTGTCGAATTGGTCGTCGGTGTCTTCGCCATCTGCAGTCGCTGGGGTAGCTGCGTCACCACGCTTATCTCTGGtgttgctttccttttcactgCCGCAGCCTCCGTGACTGCTACCGCCATGTTCGCCACCGTCACTGGTGCTTTCAACGAGAACCTGAAGGACTATGGTATGCACGGTAGCATGGGCAAGAACATCTATGTCACCACCTGGTTGGCTGTCGCCTTCTCCTTGGGAGCTGCTCTGTTCTGGATGCTCAGcacctgctgctgctccggTCGCTCCCCTTACAACCACAAGAACACCCCCCGCGGTGTCACGGCCGAGAAGACCCCTTACACCTATGAGCCTATCGGCCCTCAGGGCCACCAGCAGGCCTCTCCCTACAACACCTCCTACCCGCCCCCCCCTCCTACTCAGAATCGGTCAAATGCCTATGAGCCCTTCCGCCATGTCTAA
- a CDS encoding putative endo-beta-1,4-glucanase B (endoglucanase, putative) translates to MKFRNLFFAAVAGSAVAAPLAKEQKKRDSVFQWIGANESGAEFGENNLPGVWGTDYIFPDVSAITTLIDKGMNIFRIQFKMERLVPDSMTGAYDEAYLQNLTTVVNAVTDAGVHAILDPHNYGRFNGEIMSTPSDFQTFWKNLAGQFQSNSLVIFDTNNEYHDMDQELVLNLNQAAIDGIREAGATEQYIFVEGNSYTGAWTWTDVNDNMKNLEDPQDKIVYQMHQYLDSDGSGTSETCVSGTIGQERVTSATQWLKDNKKVGIIGEFAGGNNDQCKTAVKGMLDYLAENTDVWKGALWWAAGPWWGDYMYSLEPPNGVAFTGMLDVLQAYLG, encoded by the exons ATGAAATTCCGTaaccttttctttgctgccgTAGCTGGCTCTGCGGTTGCTGCTCCTCTGGCTAAGGAGCAAAAAAAGAGGGATTCAGTTTTCCAAT GGATCGGCGCCAATGAGTCGGGTGCTGAATTCGGCGAGAACAACCTCCCTGGCGTATGG GGTACAGATTATATCTTCCCGGATGTCTCGGCCATTACCACCTTGATTGATAAGGGGATGAATATATTCCGTATCCAATTCAAGATGGAGAGATTGGTTCCAGACTCAATGACGGGGGCATACGATGAGGCCTACCTGCAGAACTTGACCACG GTGGTCAATGCCGTCACTGATGCGGGTGTCCATGCTATCTTGGACCCCCATAACTATGGCAGATT CAATGGCGAGATCATGTCCACTCCATCTGATTTCCAAACATTCTGGAAGAACTTGGCAGGACAGTTCCAGAGCAACTCTTTGGTTATCTTCGATACCA ACAATGAATACCATGACATGGACCAAGAGCTGGTCCTGAACCTCAACCAAGCCGCCATTGACGGGATCCGAGAGGCTGGCGCCACGGAGCAATATATCTTCGTTGAAGGTAACTCGTACACCGGGGCCTGGACCTGGACCGATGTGAACGACAACATGAAGAACTTGGAGGATCCCCAGGACAAGATCGTCTATCAGATGCACCAGTATTTGGACTCGGATGGGTCTGGTACTTCCGAGACCTGCGTGTCTGGTACCATTGGCCAGGAGCGTGTCACCAGCGCTACTCAATGGCTCAAGGACAACAAGAAGGTCGGTATCATCGGTGAATTCGCGGGTGGAAACAACGACCAGTGCAAAACTGCCGTGAAGGGAATGCTGGATTATCTGGCTGAGAACACCGACGTGTGGAAGGGTGCGCTTTGGTGGGCGGCCGGTCCATGGTGGGGAGATTATATGTACAGTTTGGAGCCTCCAAACGGAGTTGCGTTCACGGGAATGTTGGACGTTCTGCAGGCATACCTGGGGTAG
- a CDS encoding thiolase-like protein has protein sequence MQFLNLQQKYHAVRLELITRWRICKQACRQIFRKDELSSPSISVVGMATQYGTTLLQRDFLEELLSRHCRHSPAVSETLDRIERSGIKQLCSVLPLDDPIWSQQTLPTIADADALFKEHAISLVCRAAKGAIREWGGSMYDISHVIAVTSTNTANPGFDITLCSTLGLRPTVHRTLLYGLGCAGGLSALRIAYDLLAGAALQGLPARALVVSCDLPTLFARAELHRINVDQEVGFGMSRFSDGASAVVLTNWIGPTVLERGPIWNLLGFRSVIIKESEGYSELSIGPFGFKAIMSTFIPRLVSSELLSNFTALINSVPGLRSDNTRDLPNSYNWASDFPGRSALKFAQGALDLKKSNLSHSDTVYRSRGSTISCSVLNILNYMRHHGKGGDYVANGRNKVIALAIGPGVILEMAVLHKASTADLRYAAHCWEW, from the exons ATGCAGTTCTTGAATTTGCAGCAGAAATACCATGCGGTACGCCTGGAGCTCATCACACGTTGGCGTATATGTAAACAAGCATGCCGCCAAATATTCAGAAAAGATGAACTCTCAAGCCCTAGCATCTCAGTGGTGGGAATGGCCACACAATATGGTACCACTCTTCTTCAGCGAGATTTTCTCGAGGAACTCCTATCTCGCCATTGTCGTCATTCTCCCGC AGTATCGGAAACATTGGATCGCATCGAAAGATCTGGTATTAAGCAGTTGTGCAGCGTCCTTCCCCTGGATGATCCAATATGGTCCCAGCAGACGTTACCCACGATCGCAGATGCCGACGCTCTCTTCAAGGAACACGCCATCTCACTAGTTTGTCGTGCTGCAAAGGGTGCCATTAGAGAATGGGGCGGCTCTATGTACGACATAAGTCATGTCATAGCTGTGACAAGTACTAATACTGCAAACCCGGGATTCGACATCACCTTATGTAGCACGCTTGGCCTTCGTCCCACAGTCCATCGCACTCTGCTGTATGGCCTCGGCTGCGCTGGTGGGCTTTCAGCTTTGCGCATTGCCTATGACCTTCTCGCAGGAGCGGCTCTTCAGGGGCTGCCGGCGCGAGCTCTTGTTGTTTCGTGCGACTTACCGACACTCTTTGCTCGTGCAGAGCTCCACCGTATCAACGTGGACCAGGAAGTGGGATTTGGGATGTCCCGATTCAGCGACGGTGCGTCTGCGGTAGTGCTCACTAACTGGATAGGCCCCACAGTACTCGAAAGAGGCCCTATCTGGAATTTACTCGGCTTTCGAAGCGTGATAATCAAGGAGTCAGAGGGTTACAGCGAGCTTAGCATTGGACCTTTTG GGTTTAAAGCGATCATGTCGACTTTCATCCCCAGACTTGTTTCTTCTGAGTTGCTTTCCAATTTCACGGCACTCATCAACTCAGTTCCAGGCCTTCGCTCTGATAACACTCGTGACTTGCCGAACTCGTACAATTGGGCATCAGATTTCCCAGGTCGTTCTGCCTTGAAATTTGCTCAAGGAGCATTGGATCTCAAGAAGTCCAACCTGTCGCATAGCGACACAGTCTACAGGTCTAGGGGCAGTACGATTTCCTGCTCTGTTCTAAACATCCTCAATTATATGAGGCATCACGGGAAAGGAGGTGATTATGTTGCAAACGGACGAAATAAGGTCATAGCGTTGGCAATTGGACCAGGGGTGATATTGGAGATGGCGGTTCTGCACAAAGCCTCCACAGCGGACCTGCGATATGCGGCACATTGCTGGGAGTGGTGA
- a CDS encoding WD-repeat protein WDR6, WD repeat superfamily has protein sequence MHLPLEHIDVCLPVTALKALDLGDARLILQGQGPYFRLIDDESGKILTELKTFKRNNVHGFIVLNQKDEKTGDSYAQFLVWGGESLRVIDLYLARSEAVESPQASLVPISAEYLAPDWILAGCAPDSTNGVDRAYMVTAHNSLLGLYVVHGGSSIYPKSIHLQQLVAGVKSILYSADTISCSASHVLIAAGTVFGEVIVWSCFLDESVHLSPSAVGSIHHFFTGHEGSVFGVRISPAIASLPGRSSGRFLASCSDDRTVRIWDISDCEHASPNDPSAYSTDGFELRSTGFGGAATGDGLGSESCVASAFGHKARIWSVNFLPTRADDQSNMSLLSRGEDATCIVWNLSWEPSSYPGPKFSLGQISSWHNHTGKHIWSLCLRSTAKDTTVYTGGADGAVKSFKIEVNEECAVVLPNRNNSITASAGPGISQSRVDKSVRAFTFVTPEHFLTTTTRGEVQVCWVSPETSTEKIILKETLFHEEDLSSYCAIASLPQCGIALLGNAQGLIRLYNHNTRSLLRIVESGPRPLVLFALDYNRGASDSPETLSFISSHQQQDHLSLIKISLSEGEVSQIETITLALPHSFGVTCASFVCGNRLVALGNAYGSLVLYRVANTMPIQQPIWNRKIHSREGISHISSFSSLYGETSPSLNYFLTCGRSGVYCVHEVEAEGDSQNLATVQTIHRSNATRTIEIEGAYIDRQSKDLMLYGFHGKEFVLWNETTQSEIVRRLCGGSHRRWAFQPNPEEPGSGLFIWIQKNLNVLQTRGDANRTLRAGGHGREIKAMDVAHSADGPLFATGAEDTIVRIFAPTKPHEEKLWGSFKCLRVLKKHQVGLQQIRWSKKGNYLFTSGGSEEFIVWQIRSIPLFGLATNAVASVRDDPFSDLRVTSFDVLQVDENSSDGNFLFCLVYSNSTLKIFHYSSTVDGGNFTLLAEGTYTSNCLTEACFLLRGSSLSLLTASTDGYFTFWNLTSVLEPYYTISSALRLKQPIGTFSITPENISCENRYQTHSNSVKCLELTHLSDAVSLVVAAGDDNALTLSLLNTNFTSTEAGNATTITIPDAHAACITTGKILMQRQCQDKGTMQAVIATSGNDHRVKIWCAEVDVEKKGANAVQVQMIADRYSSVADISSLGLICEESGETKLLVCGVGMEMMGIQLPSLVQP, from the exons ATGCATCTACCGCTCGAG CACATAGATGTCTGCCTTCCAGTAACTGCATTGAAAGCACTTGATTTGGGAGATGCAAGACTTATTCTGCAAGGACAAGGGCCTTATTTTCggttgattgatgatgagagtGGCAAAATATTGACCGAATTAAAGACCTTCAAACGAAACAACGTTCATGGATTCATAGTTCTGAATCAGAAAGACGAGAAAACGGGTGATTCGTACGCGCAATTTCTAGTCTGGGGAGGTGAATCGTTGAGAGTTATCGACTTGTATCTTGCCAGAAGTGAGGCTGTTGAAAGCCCTCAAGCGTCCTTGGTTCCCATCAGTGCGGAATATCTAGCACCAGATTGGATTCTGGCTGGGTGTGCCCCCGACTCCACAAATGGGGTAGACAGAGCTTACATGGTGACCGCCCATAATAGCCTTCTTGGGCTTTATGTGGTACATGGAGGCTCGTCGATATATCCGAAATCgattcatcttcagcagctCGTGGCTGGAGTCAAGTCTATTCTCTATTCAGCTGATACTATATCATGTTCGGCATCGCACGTGTTGATTGCTGCTGGAACCGTCTTTGGGGAGGTGATAGTCTGGTCTTGCTTTTTAGATGAAAGTGTGCATCTTAGTCCCAGTGCTGTTGGCTCCATCCATCATTTCTTCACCGGCCATGAGGGATCTGTTTTTGGGGTTCGGATATCTCCTGCAATTGCCTCTTTGCCTGGTCGCTCCAGTGGACGGTTCCTGGCGAGTTGTAGCGATGATAGAACAGTCAGGATATGGGATATCTCAGACTGTGAGCATGCATCCCCTAACGATCCTTCAGCCTATTCGACGGATGGCTTCGAACTTCGAAGCACCGGCTTTGGTGGAGCAGCTACTGGCGATGGCCTTGGCTCGGAATCTTGTGTGGCAAGTGCCTTTGGTCACAAAGCTCGGATATGGAGTGTCAATTTCTTGCCTACAAGAGCTGATGATCAGTCTAATATGAGCCTACTCTCACGTGGCGAGGATGCAACTTGTATAGTTTGGAATCTCAGTTGGGAACCATCTTCATATCCAGGGCCAAAGTTTAGTTTAGGTCAAATCTCTTCATGGCATAACCATACCGGAAAGCATATCTGGTCTTTATGCTTGCGCAGCACTGCTAAGGATACAACGGTGTATACTGGTGGTGCCGATGGTGCTGTAAAAAGTTTCAAGATAGAGGTGAATGAGGAATGTGCGGTTGTTTTGCCGAACAGAAACAACAGCATTACTGCCTCAGCTGGTCCGGGAATATCTCAATCTAGGGTCGATAAATCAGTTAGGGCATTCACCTTTGTTACACCAGAGCATTTCCTAACAACCACTACACGTGGCGAGGTACAGGTTTGTTGGGTCAGCCCCGAGACTTCGACTGAGAAGATCATTCTCAAGGAAACACTGTTCCATGAAGAAGATCTCTCGTCTTATTGTGCCATAGCTTCCCTGCCACAGTGTGGCATTGCGCTTTTGGGCAATGCACAGGGATTAATCCGACTGtacaaccacaacaccagATCACTGCTCAGGATTGTCGAAAGTGGCCCAAGGCCATTGGTGCTCTTTGCCCTTGATTATAACCGTGGTGCTTCCGATTCGCCTGAGACCCTATCCTTCATCTCATCCCATCAGCAACAAGACCATTTGAGTCTAATCAAGATATCATTATCAGAAGGCGAGGTATCGCAAATTGAGACCATAACTCTAGCACTTCCTCACAGTTTCGGAGTAACTTGCGCTTCCTTTGTTTGTGGCAACCGATTGGTGGCTCTTGGAAACGCATACGGTTCCCTTGTTTTATATCGCGTTGCGAACACGATGCCTATTCAGCAACCCATCTGGAATCGTAAGATACACTCTCGGGAGGGTATCAGTCATATATCATCGTTTTCGTCACTTTATGGAGAAACCAGCCCGTCCCTCAATTATTTCTTGACTTGCGGTCGATCTGGAGTCTACTGTGTCCACGAGGTGGAGGCCGAGGGAGATTCACAAAACTTGGCTACTGTTCAAACGATCCATCGCTCCAATGCTACTCGGACCATTGAAATAGAGGGTGCTTACATTGACAGACAATCCAAGGATCTTATGTTGTATGGGTTCCATGGAAAGGAGTTCGTTTTGTGGAACGAGACCACACAATCCGAAATTGTCAGACGCTTATGTGGTGGTTCGCATCGAAGATGGGCCTTCCAGCCCAACCCAGAGGAACCTGGGTCTGGCTTGTTTATATGGATCCAAAAGAATCTCAATGTTCTTCAAACCCGGGGTGATGCTAACCGTACTCTACGTGCGGGAGGACATGGAAGAGAGATCAAGGCTATGGATGTAGCCCACTCGGCAGATGGCCCTCTCTTTGCAACTGGGGCGGAAGATACTATCGTGCGGATTTTTGCACCGACAAAACCACACGAAGAAAAGCTGTGGGGCTCCTTTAAATGTCTGCGGGTACTGAAAAAGCACCAGGTCGGACTGCAGCAAATCCGCTGGtcaaagaagggaaattaTCTCTTCACAAGTGGTGGGAGCGAAGAATTCATCGTTTGGCAGATTCGCTCGATTCCCTTGTTTGGACTTGCGACAAATGCAGTAGCCTCAGTCAGGGATGATCCGTTCTCTGATCTTCGAGTGACCAGTTTTGATGTGTTGCAGGTGGATGAGAATAGCTCGGATGGCAACTTCCTGTTCTGCCTGGTATATTCTAACTCTACACTTAAG ATATTCCACTATTCTTCGACGGTTGATGGTGGCAACTTCACCCTACTGGCAGAGGGCACTTATACAAGCAACTGCCTCACCGAAGCATGCTTCCTGCTACGCGGCTCCTCCCTGAGCTTATTAACGGCCTCTACAGATGGATATTTCACATTCTGGAACTTAACCTCGGTCTTAGAGCCGTACTATACCATCTCTTCGGCTCTTCGCCTAAAACAGCCCATCGGCACGTTTTCAATTACCCCAGAGAACATCTCATGCGAAAACAGATACCAAACCCATTCGAACAGTGTCAAATGCCTGGAGCTTACTCACCTATCGGATGCagtttctcttgttgttgcAGCCGGTGACGACAACGCACTGACGCTCTCCCTTCTGAACACGAACTTCACGAGCACTGAGGCTGGCAATGCTACCACAATAACAATCCCCGACGCCCATGCAGCTTGTATCACAACGGGCAAGATACTCATGCAACGTCAATGTCAGGACAAGGGAACAATGCAGGCTGTTATTGCTACTTCAGGTAATGACCATCGGGTCAAGATCTGGTGCGCCGAGGTAGATgtcgagaagaagggagcGAACGCAGTCCAGGTTCAAATGATAGCAGATAGATACAGCTCGGTAGCAGACATATCATCCCTGGGTCTCATCTGCGAAGAATCTGGAGAGACCAAGCTTCTTGTCTGTGGTGTTGGCATGGAAATGATGGGTATCCAACTGCCTTCACTTGTGCAACCTTAG